A stretch of the Saprospiraceae bacterium genome encodes the following:
- a CDS encoding PA0069 family radical SAM protein, whose product MKKSKLPGRGTEMHIPNRFFKLQTAADLELSQQDAGTEKSKTQYIPIVAKSMINPVASPDLFMDYSLNPYQGCEHGCTYCYARLTHNYWGYSIADEFETKILVKQNALEVLKNELGSTNYVVKPIMLSGNTDCYQPAELKFGLTRKILDLFLFLKHPVMIITKNALILKDLSVLCELNSFNLVSVAISVTASEDKTRRIMEPRASTIESRLQTISKLRASGIPVHAMLAPIIPGINDSELMEMVKLTADAGASSASYQIVRLNGQLPELFGAWLDEQYPDRKQRILNAIKECHQGQLNDSNFKTRMKGSGTLSDSIRQQFKLAYKRYYPNPQKVTLRSDLFIRIKNGQLPLW is encoded by the coding sequence ATGAAAAAATCCAAATTGCCAGGAAGGGGAACCGAAATGCACATTCCAAATCGATTTTTTAAACTTCAAACGGCAGCGGATCTTGAGCTTTCACAACAAGATGCTGGTACTGAGAAATCAAAGACGCAATACATCCCAATTGTGGCTAAATCAATGATCAATCCTGTAGCAAGTCCGGATTTATTCATGGATTATTCCTTAAATCCTTATCAGGGATGTGAACACGGTTGTACTTACTGTTATGCCCGATTGACCCATAATTACTGGGGCTACAGCATCGCAGATGAGTTTGAAACAAAAATATTGGTAAAACAAAATGCACTGGAGGTTTTAAAGAATGAATTAGGGTCTACAAACTATGTAGTTAAACCCATCATGCTTTCAGGAAACACGGATTGTTATCAACCAGCTGAATTAAAATTTGGCCTGACACGAAAAATCCTGGACCTATTCCTCTTTTTAAAACATCCGGTCATGATCATCACTAAAAATGCACTCATTCTGAAAGACCTCTCTGTTTTGTGCGAACTGAATTCATTTAATTTGGTGTCTGTTGCGATCTCAGTAACTGCCTCAGAAGACAAAACAAGACGAATCATGGAACCGCGTGCATCCACCATTGAAAGCAGACTGCAAACAATTAGCAAATTGAGAGCATCCGGAATTCCGGTACATGCCATGCTTGCACCGATTATTCCAGGGATTAATGATTCTGAATTAATGGAAATGGTAAAACTAACTGCAGATGCCGGAGCAAGCAGCGCATCCTATCAAATCGTGCGACTTAATGGTCAACTGCCCGAATTGTTTGGGGCATGGCTGGATGAACAATACCCGGATCGCAAGCAACGAATTCTCAATGCAATCAAAGAATGCCACCAGGGTCAATTGAATGATTCAAATTTTAAAACACGAATGAAGGGGAGTGGTACCCTTTCAGATTCCATTCGGCAACAATTCAAACTAGCTTATAAACGCTACTATCCCAATCCACAAAAAGTCACATTGCGTAGCGATTTATTTATAAGAATTAAAAACGGCCAATTGCCTTTATGGTAA
- a CDS encoding nucleoside triphosphate pyrophosphohydrolase family protein, protein MDEKKFKEVEALNGVGAFHDLFDLPILEQPQIPDANRCKLRLSLLEEELTELKEAIEQGDLIAAADAFCDLQYVLSGAIHEFGLGSHFYDLFQEVQRSNMSKACSSIEEAENTQSLYLEQKQTVSEIKQKGDRFLVYRTEDGKVLKSINYSPANLEMVLNK, encoded by the coding sequence ATGGATGAAAAGAAATTCAAAGAAGTTGAAGCGCTGAATGGAGTAGGGGCTTTTCATGATCTATTTGATTTGCCTATTCTTGAGCAACCTCAAATTCCGGATGCAAACCGTTGTAAGCTTAGGTTGTCTTTGTTGGAAGAAGAATTAACAGAACTCAAGGAAGCGATTGAACAGGGTGATCTTATAGCAGCAGCCGATGCTTTTTGTGATTTACAATATGTTTTATCCGGTGCTATTCATGAATTCGGTTTGGGATCTCATTTTTACGATTTGTTTCAGGAGGTACAGCGGTCAAATATGAGCAAAGCGTGCAGCTCGATAGAAGAAGCCGAAAATACGCAATCCTTGTATCTGGAACAAAAGCAAACTGTATCAGAAATCAAGCAAAAAGGAGATCGTTTTTTGGTTTACCGTACTGAAGATGGCAAAGTATTAAAATCCATAAATTACAGTCCAGCCAATTTAGAAATGGTTCTAAATAAATAG
- the gyrA gene encoding DNA gyrase subunit A, producing MSDHDKIISVNIEKQLQTSYIDYSMSVIVARALPDVRDGLKPVHRRVLYGMSELGMSYNKPYKKSARIVGEVLGKYHPHGDSSVYDAMVRMAQEWSMRYPLIDGQGNFGSMDGDSPAAMRYTEARLARISDELLDDIDKETVDFRLNFDDSLEEPTVLPAKIPNLLINGSSGIAVGMATNMLPHNLTEVCNGVIKMIDNPDITLDELMESIPGPDLPTGGTIYGISGIRDAYETGRGKILLRGKAEIQVIDNREVILISEIPYQVNKALLIQKIADLVNEEKIVGISDVRDESDREGIRILVELRKDAISNVVLSNLYKYTPLQSSFGINNIALVQGRPVSLGLKEIIFQFIKFRIEVVVKRTKFQLRQAQEKAHVLEGLLIALDHLDAIISLIRGSRTVEDARNGLINQFNLSEIQARAILDMRLQKLTGLEREKIKEEYDALILEIKRLQEILDNINLQKEIIKSELQLIISKFGDERRTSITQVEGDINIEDMIANDQVIVTISHQGYIKRTKTSEYRTQSRGGRGSTGSKTREEDFIEHMFVASNHNYLLLFTELGKCYWLRVYEIPEATKTTLGRAIQNLINLPKEDKVRAYINIEDLEDKAFLENHFIVLCTKNGIIKKSSIEDFSRPRSNGIIAISINEGDQLMDARLTNGASEIVIANKKGRAIRFPENKVRVMGRGAAGVRAIKLDEDGNDQVVGMICVDPMDPQATILVVSDKGNGKRTDLGDYSVTNRGGKGVRTLKLSEKTGSLVAIKNVNETQDLIITTTQGVIIRMHVSDLRVMGRATQGVRLIRLDEGDEIGDVAVIDREEELAEEIQENENPIISPSFDDSEE from the coding sequence ATGTCTGATCACGACAAAATTATATCGGTAAATATTGAAAAACAGCTTCAGACCTCTTATATCGATTATTCGATGTCTGTAATTGTTGCCCGAGCCCTTCCGGATGTGAGGGATGGCTTAAAACCAGTACACAGACGTGTTTTATACGGCATGAGTGAATTGGGAATGTCTTATAATAAACCCTATAAAAAATCAGCCAGGATTGTAGGGGAGGTATTAGGAAAATATCATCCCCATGGGGATAGTTCAGTATATGATGCCATGGTGCGTATGGCGCAGGAATGGTCTATGCGGTATCCATTGATTGATGGCCAGGGTAACTTTGGTTCAATGGACGGTGACAGTCCGGCAGCGATGCGATATACTGAGGCCAGATTGGCCCGAATTTCTGACGAGTTATTGGATGACATTGACAAAGAAACCGTCGACTTTAGATTAAATTTTGATGATAGCCTGGAAGAACCCACCGTATTGCCGGCTAAAATTCCAAATTTACTGATCAATGGTTCATCTGGAATTGCCGTCGGAATGGCCACCAACATGTTACCTCATAATCTTACGGAAGTTTGTAATGGAGTTATAAAAATGATTGACAATCCGGATATCACCCTGGATGAGTTAATGGAAAGCATTCCTGGCCCAGATCTTCCAACAGGTGGAACGATTTACGGTATATCAGGTATTCGGGATGCGTATGAAACAGGAAGAGGCAAGATTCTCTTAAGAGGCAAAGCTGAAATTCAAGTGATTGATAATCGGGAAGTCATTTTAATTTCTGAAATCCCATATCAGGTTAATAAGGCTCTCTTAATTCAAAAAATCGCAGATCTTGTTAATGAAGAAAAAATTGTAGGTATCAGCGATGTACGCGACGAGTCAGACAGAGAAGGCATTCGAATTTTAGTTGAATTGCGAAAAGATGCAATTTCAAATGTAGTATTGAGTAATTTATATAAATACACGCCGCTACAATCGTCTTTTGGTATTAATAACATTGCTTTAGTACAAGGGAGACCCGTTTCACTTGGATTAAAAGAAATTATATTTCAATTTATAAAGTTTCGAATTGAAGTTGTCGTTAAGCGTACTAAATTTCAACTGCGTCAAGCCCAGGAAAAAGCACATGTACTGGAAGGCTTATTGATTGCTTTAGATCACCTGGATGCTATCATATCATTAATCCGAGGATCCCGCACCGTGGAGGATGCTCGCAATGGGTTAATTAATCAATTTAATCTAAGTGAAATTCAGGCACGCGCTATTCTGGATATGCGTCTTCAAAAACTCACCGGATTAGAGCGCGAAAAGATAAAAGAAGAATATGATGCTTTAATTCTTGAGATAAAAAGATTGCAGGAAATATTGGATAATATTAATTTGCAAAAAGAAATTATCAAATCTGAATTACAACTGATCATTTCCAAATTCGGCGATGAACGTCGAACATCCATTACACAAGTTGAAGGAGATATCAATATTGAAGATATGATTGCAAACGATCAGGTGATCGTTACCATTTCACATCAGGGATATATTAAACGCACAAAAACTTCCGAATACAGAACGCAAAGCAGGGGAGGCCGAGGCTCAACAGGAAGTAAAACCCGGGAAGAAGATTTTATCGAACACATGTTTGTAGCCAGCAATCATAATTATTTACTCTTGTTTACAGAATTGGGTAAATGTTATTGGTTACGCGTTTATGAAATTCCTGAAGCAACTAAAACCACACTTGGTCGTGCCATTCAAAATCTTATAAATCTTCCAAAAGAAGACAAAGTGCGTGCTTATATCAATATAGAAGATTTGGAGGACAAGGCATTTTTAGAAAATCATTTTATTGTATTGTGCACTAAAAATGGAATCATTAAAAAAAGCAGTATCGAAGATTTCAGCCGTCCAAGATCAAATGGTATTATAGCAATTAGCATAAATGAAGGTGACCAATTGATGGATGCCCGTTTAACAAATGGTGCTTCTGAAATTGTCATTGCAAATAAAAAGGGACGCGCAATTCGTTTTCCTGAAAACAAGGTACGCGTTATGGGCCGTGGAGCTGCAGGCGTTCGGGCCATTAAACTTGATGAAGATGGAAATGATCAGGTAGTTGGAATGATCTGTGTGGATCCAATGGATCCGCAAGCTACCATATTGGTTGTTTCAGACAAGGGCAATGGCAAACGCACTGATTTAGGTGATTACAGTGTTACCAACCGGGGAGGAAAAGGGGTGCGCACCTTAAAATTGTCTGAAAAAACAGGTTCTTTGGTCGCAATCAAAAACGTAAATGAAACCCAGGATTTAATAATCACAACTACGCAAGGGGTCATCATCAGAATGCATGTTTCTGATTTGAGGGTCATGGGCCGGGCGACTCAGGGAGTTCGCTTAATTCGACTCGATGAAGGCGATGAAATTGGGGATGTGGCAGTTATTGATCGGGAAGAAGAACTCGCTGAAGAAATTCAGGAAAATGAAAATCCTATCATTTCACCCAGTTTTGACGATTCGGAAGAATAA
- the ubiE gene encoding bifunctional demethylmenaquinone methyltransferase/2-methoxy-6-polyprenyl-1,4-benzoquinol methylase UbiE has protein sequence MYLCFEIQEKLVNPYTTEGSKKQQVIRMFDNISGTYDLLNSILSLGIDRYWRKKALNLISKAPGDSLKLLDIASGTCDLAIQAARTYKNSKIIATDVSEKMLEIGRAKVIKQHLQNQIECQFADAENIPFTENTFDVITVAFGVRNFENLEKGILEMHRVIKPGGQIVILEFSRPLIFPIKQIFQFYFKYILPLIGRMLSKDQRAYNYLFESVQQFPDFGRFTAILEASGFKNCSYKPLTFGICSIYIGYK, from the coding sequence ATGTACCTTTGTTTTGAAATTCAAGAAAAATTGGTTAATCCATACACTACAGAAGGTTCTAAAAAACAACAGGTCATCCGGATGTTTGATAATATTTCAGGCACCTATGATTTGTTAAATTCAATACTTTCTTTGGGAATTGACCGGTATTGGCGTAAAAAAGCATTGAATTTGATTTCCAAAGCACCGGGTGATTCCCTAAAATTGCTGGATATAGCGTCCGGTACTTGTGATTTGGCTATTCAAGCCGCAAGAACATATAAAAATTCCAAAATCATTGCTACGGATGTCTCGGAAAAAATGTTGGAAATTGGTCGGGCAAAAGTGATAAAGCAACACCTTCAAAATCAGATTGAATGTCAGTTTGCAGATGCTGAAAATATCCCGTTTACTGAAAATACCTTTGATGTAATTACGGTTGCTTTTGGAGTGCGAAATTTTGAAAACTTGGAAAAAGGCATTTTAGAAATGCATCGTGTTATTAAACCAGGTGGACAAATTGTGATTTTGGAATTTTCAAGACCTTTGATTTTTCCAATCAAACAAATTTTTCAGTTTTATTTTAAATACATATTGCCTTTGATTGGTCGCATGCTTTCAAAAGATCAAAGAGCGTATAATTACTTATTTGAATCCGTGCAACAATTTCCCGATTTTGGGCGTTTTACTGCCATTCTAGAAGCATCTGGATTTAAAAATTGTTCCTATAAACCATTGACTTTTGGTATATGCAGCATCTACATCGGATACAAATAG
- a CDS encoding PorT family protein: protein MQHLHRIQIVLIFILVCISQELLHSQVNSHSYNYLSFRKKAHYFGLTIGYNSSGFKIEHSRRFINNGNYKWNEGLSNSGLTLSMITNFKIGDYFDFRVLPSIALSYRSLAYQDLNTGIETKERIESVFGEIPLLVRFTSAPYKDKRVYFITGVKYSYDFSSNSRSDKNQFKIVRISPHDFQLEIGVGMQFYLPYFIFSPEIKFSHGLNNILIFDNKLPESTIIEKLFTKAFTLSFHFEG from the coding sequence ATGCAGCATCTACATCGGATACAAATAGTATTGATTTTTATATTAGTGTGTATATCACAGGAATTGCTGCATTCACAAGTGAATTCGCACAGTTATAACTATCTTAGTTTTAGAAAAAAAGCGCACTATTTTGGTTTAACCATTGGGTACAATTCTTCAGGATTTAAAATAGAGCATTCCCGCAGATTTATAAATAATGGAAATTACAAATGGAATGAAGGCCTATCCAATTCAGGTTTGACCCTTTCAATGATTACCAATTTTAAAATTGGTGACTACTTTGATTTTAGAGTTTTGCCCAGCATTGCCTTGTCTTACAGAAGTCTTGCTTATCAGGATTTAAATACAGGCATTGAAACAAAGGAGCGAATCGAATCCGTGTTTGGAGAGATTCCTTTATTGGTGCGCTTTACTTCGGCTCCTTATAAAGATAAACGTGTTTACTTTATTACTGGGGTTAAATACTCCTATGATTTCTCCTCTAACAGTCGATCAGATAAAAATCAATTTAAGATAGTTCGGATTTCTCCACATGATTTTCAATTAGAAATAGGTGTAGGAATGCAATTCTATCTCCCCTATTTTATTTTTTCCCCTGAAATAAAATTTTCACATGGATTAAATAACATATTGATTTTCGACAACAAATTGCCAGAGTCTACTATTATTGAAAAATTGTTTACCAAAGCGTTTACTTTGTCATTTCACTTTGAGGGTTAA
- a CDS encoding DUF479 domain-containing protein, which yields MNFLAHLNLAYPSEQLLAGNYICDFITKHQEKEVHESFQVGIRMHRWIDHFSNNHNEILQINKLFHTLIHKYAPVGTDIVCDYLLYRNWDLHNLKSFENFQEDCYNKLNRMVEFMPLKIGAICNMMIQDKWLMQYTNLNRLENVCIRMNKKAKFPVDFRKILPIVEAHENQLTEYFNKFYMECKTETSQRFNPQSEMTK from the coding sequence ATGAATTTTCTGGCTCATTTAAACCTTGCGTATCCTTCCGAACAACTGCTTGCAGGTAATTATATCTGTGATTTTATTACAAAGCACCAGGAAAAAGAGGTCCACGAATCATTTCAAGTTGGAATTAGAATGCATCGTTGGATTGATCACTTTTCAAATAATCACAATGAAATACTCCAGATAAATAAATTATTTCACACACTAATCCATAAATATGCACCGGTTGGTACTGATATTGTATGCGATTATTTACTATATAGAAACTGGGATTTACATAATTTAAAAAGCTTTGAGAATTTTCAAGAAGATTGCTATAACAAATTGAATCGGATGGTTGAGTTTATGCCCTTAAAAATTGGTGCTATTTGCAACATGATGATTCAGGACAAATGGCTTATGCAGTACACCAATCTAAACAGGCTTGAAAACGTGTGTATAAGAATGAATAAAAAAGCAAAATTCCCTGTTGATTTTAGAAAAATATTACCAATAGTAGAAGCACATGAAAATCAACTAACAGAATACTTTAATAAATTTTATATGGAATGCAAAACCGAAACCTCACAACGCTTTAACCCTCAAAGTGAAATGACAAAGTAA
- the ychF gene encoding redox-regulated ATPase YchF, with translation MGLQCGIVGLPNVGKSTLFNALTSAGALAANYPFATKDPNLGVITVPDVRLKELAAIANPQRVVPTTVDILDIAGLIKGASKGEGLGNQFLANIREVDAIIHVVRAFDDDNVVHVDGSVNPIRDKEIVDTELILKDLETSDKRMDRLRKQSKSGDKEVLRELEFLEQINKHLESGKPARSFITDAETAILVKNSQLLTGKPVLYVCNVDEASIHTGNAHTKSFIEAVKDEQAKVILISAGIEAEISELPEEERSEFFKSMGLEEPGINLISRSAYELLDLVTYFTVGEKEVRAWTIVKGTKAPQAAAVIHTDFEKGFIRAEVIQYQDYITFKSEAAIKSAGKMSTEGKEYVVKDGDIMHFLFNV, from the coding sequence ATGGGTTTGCAATGTGGAATCGTGGGATTGCCGAATGTAGGTAAATCAACTTTGTTTAATGCGTTGACCTCTGCTGGTGCATTGGCAGCAAATTATCCATTTGCAACAAAGGATCCGAATTTAGGTGTAATCACGGTACCTGATGTCCGTTTAAAAGAGTTGGCGGCTATCGCAAATCCGCAGCGGGTTGTTCCAACGACTGTTGATATTTTAGATATAGCCGGTCTTATAAAAGGGGCTTCAAAAGGTGAAGGACTGGGAAATCAGTTTTTAGCCAATATTCGGGAAGTTGATGCAATTATCCATGTAGTTCGTGCTTTCGATGATGATAATGTGGTACATGTGGATGGATCTGTAAATCCAATTCGGGATAAAGAAATTGTGGATACTGAATTAATATTAAAAGATCTGGAAACCAGTGATAAGCGTATGGATCGTCTTCGCAAGCAGTCTAAGAGCGGAGATAAGGAAGTACTCAGAGAATTGGAATTTCTTGAACAAATCAATAAACATCTTGAATCTGGCAAACCTGCAAGATCTTTTATAACGGATGCTGAAACAGCAATCCTGGTTAAAAATAGTCAGCTTTTAACTGGAAAACCCGTATTGTATGTTTGCAATGTTGATGAAGCATCTATTCATACCGGCAACGCTCACACAAAATCTTTTATAGAAGCAGTAAAAGATGAGCAGGCAAAAGTCATATTGATATCAGCGGGCATTGAAGCCGAAATTTCTGAGTTGCCTGAAGAAGAACGAAGTGAGTTTTTTAAAAGTATGGGTTTGGAAGAACCAGGTATCAATTTAATCAGCCGTTCGGCTTATGAATTACTGGATCTTGTTACGTATTTTACTGTAGGGGAAAAAGAAGTTCGTGCCTGGACAATTGTTAAAGGAACAAAAGCTCCACAAGCGGCAGCTGTGATCCATACTGATTTTGAAAAGGGATTTATCCGGGCTGAAGTTATTCAATACCAGGATTACATTACATTTAAATCAGAAGCCGCCATTAAATCAGCAGGAAAAATGTCAACTGAAGGGAAAGAGTATGTTGTAAAAGACGGTGACATTATGCATTTCTTATTTAATGTTTAA
- a CDS encoding class I SAM-dependent methyltransferase codes for MISITKCPICKLERFESFLKIKDHSISGEYFNLEICASCRFIITSPRPDTEQLGAYYLSENYISHSDTNTGLVNKIYRRIRQFTIKQKIALIRKFHQNPRLLDIGSGAGYFLNECQTQGFNCFGIEPDLNTRSNSINKFNIQVFDELYINQIPAESVDVITMWHVLEHVPELNQRLEEIRKILKPNAYLIIAVPNCNSFDTGYYKEYWAGYDVPRHLWHFTPETIINLLNRYSFSHIETRPMYFDAYYVAMLSEKYKGNFAGLARGFVTGFISNAIASFSKNNRYSSQIYIFRKQ; via the coding sequence ATGATTTCGATTACTAAATGTCCCATATGCAAACTGGAACGGTTTGAAAGCTTCTTAAAAATCAAAGACCATTCGATTTCTGGTGAATATTTTAATTTAGAAATTTGTGCATCCTGCCGCTTTATAATTACCTCGCCGAGACCTGACACAGAGCAATTAGGAGCCTATTATCTATCGGAAAACTATATTTCTCATAGTGACACAAACACTGGTCTTGTTAATAAAATCTATCGCAGAATAAGACAATTTACAATAAAGCAAAAAATAGCATTAATAAGGAAGTTTCATCAAAATCCAAGACTTTTGGATATAGGCAGTGGCGCCGGATACTTTTTAAATGAATGTCAAACTCAAGGGTTCAATTGCTTTGGGATAGAGCCGGATCTCAATACAAGATCCAATTCGATCAACAAATTTAATATCCAGGTATTTGATGAATTGTATATAAATCAAATACCTGCAGAAAGCGTTGATGTCATAACGATGTGGCATGTTTTAGAACATGTTCCGGAATTAAATCAACGATTGGAAGAAATCAGAAAAATATTAAAGCCAAATGCATATTTAATAATTGCTGTACCTAATTGCAATTCATTTGATACCGGCTATTACAAGGAATATTGGGCAGGGTATGATGTGCCAAGGCATTTATGGCATTTTACTCCAGAGACTATAATAAATTTATTAAATCGTTACTCTTTTTCACATATTGAAACCAGGCCAATGTATTTTGATGCGTATTATGTAGCCATGCTAAGTGAAAAATACAAAGGAAATTTTGCAGGATTGGCAAGAGGATTTGTAACTGGGTTCATTTCAAATGCAATTGCATCCTTTTCAAAAAACAATCGCTATTCCAGTCAAATTTATATTTTCAGAAAACAATAA